One Bacillus sp. SM2101 genomic region harbors:
- a CDS encoding ATP-binding cassette domain-containing protein — translation MKPILEVNDLAISFHTFAGEVKAVRGVNFHVNKGETLAIVGESGSGKSVTT, via the coding sequence ATGAAGCCAATTTTAGAGGTAAACGATTTAGCAATTTCTTTTCACACTTTTGCAGGAGAAGTAAAGGCAGTCCGTGGCGTAAATTTCCACGTGAACAAAGGAGAAACGCTAGCTATCGTTGGTGAGTCAGGTTCAGGGAAAAGTGTGACAACACA